One Mycolicibacterium fortuitum subsp. fortuitum genomic window carries:
- a CDS encoding PQQ-binding-like beta-propeller repeat protein has translation MSDVTDSADDERESTVTRAGRLAIALAIGMTVGAVGLAGYAYVARVPAGQTASYLAPAGHLLLVSLIGVLIAAAVTGWLCARALAGLDTAGHASLLLAAIVAVAAYGLLAAKSSQLTLLISGPGARPVIAIAQVSWVVLACAALLLLAGTTSGSPGPVRRPGRVAVGALAVTGVVLAAVAGVVVTSLSPVGVSTATTAKRGAIPAVPTSVGAQVAYTVKLDSTVVLPAGPGFVSTNAGAVVAFDGTTGAQRWRVPTADLPERCGDVSLWSTGIGDDAVVVVQCTRPPNTADPDRYSSDRDDYVAFLLGLDAMTGEQLWVNDTNWHVQGRAQASDVLAVVSPSQIGALDARIGKTLWTKDRPDDDCSRSRYDVVDSKLIFVDACGDAMHIYDADSEATIDLTEQPGFPSGDVTTDLLAADGSVAVVYANEFSSIDGVLLSVDVQTKAVQATPQPYVRTANAGSLLPGPVVEIRTDSGANTVTLYVPAERRAVPVTGLGMSVDPGALRWARVGDEFVTAAAYQSDSDEVLATVPVTGGQATLKPHPCHREASVVPVPGAVLTLCPNRSGSGNISGYDVLGLR, from the coding sequence GTGAGCGACGTGACGGACAGCGCCGACGACGAACGTGAGTCCACAGTGACGCGGGCGGGCCGGTTGGCCATCGCACTGGCCATCGGTATGACGGTGGGAGCTGTTGGGCTGGCGGGCTATGCCTATGTGGCGCGGGTCCCGGCCGGGCAAACCGCGTCCTATCTGGCTCCGGCGGGCCACCTTCTTCTGGTCTCGTTGATCGGCGTGTTGATCGCCGCAGCGGTCACCGGTTGGCTCTGCGCCCGGGCCCTCGCCGGCCTCGACACTGCCGGGCATGCCTCGCTGCTGCTCGCTGCGATCGTCGCCGTCGCGGCCTACGGGCTCCTCGCCGCCAAGTCCTCGCAACTGACCTTGCTGATCTCGGGTCCCGGAGCGCGCCCGGTCATCGCGATCGCCCAGGTGTCCTGGGTGGTACTCGCCTGCGCGGCTCTGCTGCTGCTCGCCGGTACCACATCCGGGTCTCCGGGCCCTGTACGCAGGCCGGGTCGTGTGGCGGTCGGCGCGCTGGCGGTCACCGGCGTCGTCCTGGCTGCCGTGGCCGGCGTTGTCGTCACATCTCTCAGCCCGGTCGGAGTGTCCACGGCCACCACGGCCAAGCGCGGGGCCATCCCCGCCGTACCGACGTCAGTCGGCGCACAGGTGGCCTACACCGTCAAGCTCGACTCAACGGTCGTGCTGCCGGCCGGACCCGGTTTCGTCAGTACCAATGCCGGGGCCGTCGTCGCCTTCGACGGGACGACCGGTGCACAGCGCTGGCGCGTGCCGACGGCCGACCTGCCCGAGCGCTGTGGCGACGTGTCGCTGTGGTCGACCGGTATCGGCGACGACGCGGTCGTGGTGGTCCAGTGCACCCGCCCGCCGAATACTGCCGATCCCGACAGGTATTCATCCGACCGCGATGACTACGTCGCATTTCTGCTCGGCCTCGATGCCATGACAGGCGAACAGCTGTGGGTGAACGACACGAACTGGCACGTGCAGGGTCGCGCGCAGGCCAGTGACGTGCTGGCAGTGGTCAGCCCCAGCCAGATCGGCGCGCTCGACGCACGGATCGGAAAGACGTTGTGGACCAAGGACCGTCCGGATGATGACTGCAGCCGCAGCCGTTATGACGTCGTCGACTCCAAGTTGATCTTCGTCGATGCGTGCGGCGACGCGATGCACATCTACGACGCGGATTCAGAAGCCACGATCGACCTCACCGAACAGCCCGGCTTCCCGTCGGGTGATGTGACCACGGATCTACTGGCGGCAGACGGAAGCGTGGCCGTCGTCTACGCCAACGAATTCTCCAGTATCGACGGTGTCCTGCTGTCCGTGGATGTGCAGACCAAAGCGGTGCAGGCCACGCCCCAACCGTACGTGCGCACCGCGAACGCCGGAAGCCTGCTGCCCGGGCCGGTTGTCGAAATCCGCACAGACAGCGGGGCAAACACGGTCACCCTGTATGTGCCCGCAGAGCGACGGGCCGTGCCGGTGACGGGCCTGGGCATGTCCGTGGATCCCGGGGCGCTGCGATGGGCGCGGGTGGGCGACGAGTTCGTGACGGCCGCCGCCTATCAGAGCGACTCCGACGAGGTGCTCGCCACCGTGCCGGTGACGGGTGGGCAGGCCACACTCAAACCGCATCCTTGCCACCGTGAGGCGAGCGTAGTACCGGTGCCTGGTGCGGTTCTGACGCTGTGCCCCAACCGTTCCGGCAGCGGCAATATCAGCGGCTACGACGTTCTCGGCTTGCGCTGA
- a CDS encoding PQQ-binding-like beta-propeller repeat protein, with protein sequence MTSGDRDSDGVAKSAQATYRQPALLLGLLAGLLAASVVCLGFGWLRRTPELPLGEDFSSLTTVLWRTTFVVAGVVVLAALYLAVGRVYRQTSGWRAKFVAYSSPALFVLVVAALMAKSRGTIAKAFRDATEDQLALRPFAITTVAHAAWWFACLALAVLAVLCALAQRNHRPHRPPRPLAVSRWVAAAVAVIIAVALVLPVMAVAGKSPFQNETAAPTDPPALTTLTGQVAYRAEVSSLATYSRPGGAGWVHVEDGPAYRQETVVGYDGATGQRRWTFSVPRFNASELRTTGTGPDSVVLVKAYIPTDVMIALDATTGALLWTRVDHDVFDEDYPLSSSVLLSSKVDPVSGTTWTAFAVRTGDELWSKTFARDCKTSMRATENFILMNTCGDGADVLAQVLDPQTGQQHGTITAASLGMQPGARDTDLTIGATSGDRALVSGAGAPLVIDIASGRVVVRLPERHDAVFIDPDSLMLVPTSDNHEELQPVSIHDLRDGETVDTGLLLAWQGREQGWGAMARVGDQWLTLLPDAPLAPMRVGSERDPVPMRIIGKSGPTQTLLNPCEGRMQVAPVVSLVPGAVLVECGRSDAVAAVR encoded by the coding sequence ATGACCTCGGGGGATCGGGACAGCGACGGCGTCGCGAAAAGCGCTCAGGCCACCTACCGCCAACCCGCGCTACTGCTGGGCCTGCTGGCGGGTCTGCTGGCGGCCTCTGTCGTATGCCTCGGGTTCGGCTGGTTGCGACGAACGCCGGAACTGCCGTTGGGTGAAGACTTTTCGTCGCTCACGACGGTGCTCTGGCGCACCACCTTCGTCGTTGCCGGCGTCGTGGTGCTGGCGGCCTTGTACCTCGCAGTCGGGCGCGTGTACCGGCAGACGTCGGGCTGGCGCGCGAAGTTCGTGGCCTACTCCAGCCCCGCGTTGTTCGTACTCGTGGTCGCGGCGTTGATGGCAAAGAGCCGGGGAACCATCGCCAAGGCCTTTCGTGACGCCACAGAAGATCAGCTTGCGCTGCGTCCGTTCGCAATCACCACGGTCGCCCACGCGGCTTGGTGGTTTGCGTGTCTGGCTCTGGCGGTGCTGGCGGTTCTGTGTGCGCTGGCCCAGCGCAACCACCGACCGCATCGCCCACCCCGCCCCCTTGCGGTGAGCCGGTGGGTCGCGGCGGCAGTGGCAGTGATCATCGCTGTCGCGCTCGTTCTTCCTGTCATGGCGGTGGCCGGAAAGTCACCCTTCCAGAACGAAACCGCCGCGCCCACCGACCCGCCCGCCCTGACCACGCTGACCGGGCAGGTCGCCTACCGGGCCGAGGTGTCGTCCCTGGCCACGTATTCTCGGCCGGGCGGAGCGGGTTGGGTTCATGTCGAGGATGGCCCGGCCTATCGGCAGGAAACTGTGGTGGGATACGACGGCGCGACAGGGCAGCGGCGCTGGACTTTCAGCGTGCCCCGATTCAACGCCAGTGAATTACGGACGACGGGCACCGGACCCGACAGCGTCGTGTTGGTGAAGGCCTACATCCCTACCGATGTGATGATCGCGCTCGACGCCACCACCGGGGCCCTGCTGTGGACTCGCGTCGACCATGACGTGTTCGACGAAGACTATCCCTTGTCATCGAGTGTGCTGTTGTCCAGCAAGGTGGATCCGGTAAGCGGTACGACGTGGACGGCCTTCGCGGTGCGGACCGGAGATGAGTTGTGGTCCAAGACGTTCGCCCGTGATTGCAAGACGTCGATGCGTGCCACCGAGAACTTCATCCTGATGAACACCTGCGGCGACGGGGCCGATGTACTGGCGCAGGTACTCGATCCCCAGACCGGGCAGCAACACGGGACGATCACCGCCGCCTCGCTGGGCATGCAGCCGGGTGCACGCGACACTGACCTGACGATCGGCGCCACGTCCGGCGACCGTGCGTTGGTGTCCGGGGCGGGCGCGCCGCTGGTCATAGATATCGCATCCGGACGGGTAGTCGTGCGGCTACCTGAGCGCCACGACGCCGTCTTCATCGACCCGGACTCGTTGATGCTGGTGCCTACAAGTGACAATCATGAAGAGCTGCAACCGGTTTCGATCCATGATCTACGCGACGGCGAGACAGTGGACACCGGCTTGTTGTTGGCGTGGCAGGGCCGCGAACAGGGCTGGGGAGCCATGGCGCGGGTCGGGGACCAGTGGCTGACATTGCTACCTGATGCCCCGCTCGCGCCGATGCGCGTCGGATCGGAGCGCGATCCGGTACCGATGCGGATCATCGGCAAGTCAGGCCCGACGCAGACGTTGCTCAACCCGTGCGAAGGTCGCATGCAAGTCGCCCCCGTGGTTTCCCTGGTGCCCGGTGCGGTGCTCGTGGAATGCGGCAGGTCTGATGCCGTCGCCGCCGTGCGGTGA
- a CDS encoding polysaccharide deacetylase family protein, producing MITRRSFLAATAVGSIAAGYALHAEVPTAHADPPSVAVLNKRRAPTQWGMALPGITTSFAAAGRQIALTFDACDGACDDALLDTLQRNGVPAVLMLNSRWIDRNPDRARQLAANPLFEIGNHGTRHVPLSVTGRSAYGIGGTRSADEVVSEVWGNHQRLTALTGRPPIWFRPGTAHYDDVAVEIVHELGEQPLGFTVNADNGATASAAAVRANVMNAAPGSIVIAHMNHPQSGTHAGFADAIPAMQAAGWQFVSPTGRAAG from the coding sequence GTGATCACCAGGCGTTCCTTCCTGGCGGCGACCGCCGTCGGTTCGATCGCCGCCGGGTATGCGCTGCATGCCGAGGTGCCGACCGCGCACGCCGACCCGCCCTCTGTCGCGGTGCTCAACAAGAGGCGTGCGCCCACACAGTGGGGGATGGCGCTGCCCGGCATCACCACATCGTTCGCCGCCGCAGGCCGCCAGATCGCCTTGACCTTCGACGCGTGTGACGGAGCGTGCGATGACGCGCTGCTCGACACCTTGCAGCGCAACGGTGTACCGGCGGTGCTCATGCTGAACTCGAGGTGGATCGACCGGAACCCAGACCGGGCACGGCAATTGGCGGCCAACCCTTTGTTCGAGATCGGCAATCACGGCACCCGCCATGTGCCGTTGTCGGTGACCGGCCGCTCTGCCTACGGGATCGGCGGGACCCGGTCGGCCGATGAGGTGGTCAGCGAGGTGTGGGGCAATCATCAGCGACTGACCGCGCTCACCGGCCGGCCCCCGATCTGGTTTCGCCCCGGCACCGCGCATTACGACGACGTGGCCGTCGAGATCGTCCACGAACTCGGCGAGCAACCGTTGGGATTCACCGTCAACGCCGACAACGGTGCGACGGCCTCGGCTGCCGCCGTGCGCGCCAACGTCATGAACGCCGCCCCCGGTTCGATCGTGATCGCCCACATGAACCATCCGCAGTCGGGCACACACGCCGGATTCGCCGATGCGATCCCCGCCATGCAGGCGGCAGGCTGGCAGTTCGTCTCACCGACCGGGCGCGCCGCGGGGTAG
- a CDS encoding LLM class F420-dependent oxidoreductase, producing MKFGIATFVDDDSIDPVSLAQAIEERGFASLIVAEHSHIPVSRESAYPSGGDLPAWYYKTLDPFVTLAAAAAVTSTIQLVTGVALLIQRDPIHTAKESASIDLISDGRFVFGVGAGWNLEEMRDHGTDPKTRGAQLDESIEAVKALWTDEPAEYHGKYVNFESSYCRPKPVQKPHPPIYVGGNSDAMVKRIIRHGAGWISNPLPRDVLTKRIGQLRAGADHDVPLMMFGAPVKTDYWRTAEDLGFGQLGLFLPSVGKDESLRLLDEFAAEVQKYQLSR from the coding sequence ATGAAGTTCGGTATCGCGACCTTCGTCGACGACGACAGCATCGACCCCGTATCGCTGGCGCAGGCGATCGAAGAGCGCGGGTTCGCCTCGCTCATCGTTGCCGAACACAGCCACATCCCGGTCAGCAGGGAATCGGCGTATCCGAGCGGTGGCGACCTGCCGGCCTGGTACTACAAAACCCTCGACCCGTTCGTCACGCTCGCAGCCGCGGCGGCGGTAACCTCCACAATCCAACTCGTCACCGGCGTCGCGTTGCTGATCCAGCGCGATCCGATCCACACCGCCAAGGAATCCGCCAGCATCGACCTCATCTCCGACGGCCGGTTCGTGTTCGGCGTCGGTGCCGGCTGGAACCTCGAAGAGATGCGCGACCACGGCACCGATCCGAAAACCCGTGGCGCACAACTAGATGAGAGCATCGAGGCCGTCAAGGCGCTGTGGACCGACGAACCTGCCGAGTACCACGGCAAGTACGTCAACTTCGAGTCCTCATACTGTCGTCCCAAGCCGGTCCAGAAACCGCACCCGCCCATCTACGTCGGCGGCAATTCCGATGCCATGGTCAAGCGGATCATCCGCCATGGGGCAGGTTGGATCTCGAACCCGCTGCCGCGGGATGTGCTGACCAAACGGATCGGGCAATTGCGTGCCGGAGCCGATCACGACGTACCGCTGATGATGTTCGGCGCACCCGTCAAGACCGACTATTGGCGCACCGCCGAGGATCTCGGGTTCGGTCAGTTGGGCTTGTTCCTGCCGTCGGTCGGCAAGGACGAGTCGCTGCGCCTGCTCGACGAGTTCGCCGCGGAAGTGCAGAAATATCAGTTGAGCCGCTGA
- a CDS encoding TetR/AcrR family transcriptional regulator: MRADAARNRARLLEVAYETFAAEGLSVPIDEIARRAGVGAGTVYRHFPTKEALFQAVIAERIRGVVEEGRSLLAEADPAEAIFMFLRSMVLQWGAADRGLVDALAGSGIDVNTLVPEAEDEYLTVVGDLLAAAQRAGTVRSDITVADVKALLVGCQAMQSYNADVAERVTSVVFDGLRAEGQR; encoded by the coding sequence ATGCGTGCGGATGCGGCGCGAAACCGTGCCCGGTTACTTGAGGTTGCCTACGAAACGTTTGCGGCCGAGGGCCTGTCCGTGCCCATCGACGAGATCGCGCGGCGGGCCGGCGTCGGAGCCGGGACCGTCTACCGGCATTTCCCGACCAAGGAAGCGTTGTTCCAGGCCGTGATCGCCGAGCGCATCCGCGGCGTCGTCGAGGAAGGCCGGAGCCTGCTCGCCGAGGCCGATCCGGCCGAGGCGATATTCATGTTCCTCCGGTCCATGGTGCTGCAATGGGGTGCGGCCGACCGCGGTCTGGTCGACGCGCTTGCGGGATCGGGCATCGACGTCAACACCCTGGTTCCCGAGGCCGAGGACGAGTACCTCACGGTCGTCGGTGACCTGCTCGCCGCAGCGCAACGCGCGGGCACGGTCCGCTCCGACATCACCGTTGCGGATGTGAAAGCGCTACTGGTCGGCTGCCAAGCCATGCAGTCCTACAACGCCGATGTGGCCGAGCGGGTCACGTCGGTGGTGTTCGACGGACTACGGGCGGAGGGGCAACGGTGA
- a CDS encoding SDR family NAD(P)-dependent oxidoreductase, translated as MTKWTTAKIPDQSGRTAIVTGANTGLGLETAKALAAKGAHVVLAVRNLTKGEAAAEWITRSVRDADLELQRLDLGSLASVREAVDEIRTKHETIDLLINNAGVMTPPRETTSDGFELQFGTNHLGHFALTGLLLDRLLPAVGSRIVTVSSIGHRFAPGIRFEDLQWERRYNRLQAYGQSKLANLLFTYELQRRLIGQHTTALAAHPGGSDTELARHLPGVVQRAVPLVRPLFQEAAMGALPTLRAATDPGALGGQYYGPDGLGQQKGHPKLVTSNERSYDIELQRRLWIVSEELTGVTFPVLQGARA; from the coding sequence ATGACCAAGTGGACCACCGCCAAGATTCCGGACCAATCGGGCCGCACGGCCATTGTCACCGGCGCCAACACCGGTCTCGGGCTCGAGACCGCCAAAGCTCTGGCCGCCAAGGGCGCCCACGTAGTCCTTGCCGTGCGCAACCTGACCAAGGGCGAAGCGGCAGCCGAGTGGATCACCCGCTCGGTGCGCGATGCCGACCTAGAGCTGCAGCGCCTCGACCTGGGATCGCTGGCCTCGGTGCGGGAGGCTGTCGACGAGATCCGGACCAAGCACGAGACCATCGACCTGCTGATCAACAACGCCGGCGTGATGACGCCTCCGCGGGAGACCACCAGCGACGGCTTCGAGCTGCAGTTCGGCACCAACCACCTCGGCCACTTCGCGCTGACCGGCCTGCTGCTCGACCGGCTCCTGCCTGCCGTCGGCTCCCGGATCGTGACCGTCAGCAGCATCGGTCACCGCTTCGCCCCCGGCATCCGGTTCGAGGATCTGCAGTGGGAACGCAGGTACAACCGTCTCCAGGCCTACGGCCAGTCCAAGCTCGCCAATCTGTTGTTCACCTATGAACTGCAGCGTCGCCTGATCGGGCAACACACCACGGCGCTGGCCGCCCACCCCGGCGGATCCGACACCGAACTGGCGCGCCATCTGCCCGGCGTCGTGCAGCGCGCCGTCCCGCTGGTGCGCCCGCTGTTCCAAGAGGCCGCCATGGGGGCACTTCCGACTCTGCGCGCGGCAACAGATCCCGGTGCCCTGGGCGGTCAGTACTACGGACCCGACGGCCTCGGCCAGCAGAAGGGCCACCCGAAGCTGGTGACCTCCAACGAGCGGTCCTATGACATCGAGCTCCAGCGCCGGCTGTGGATCGTGTCCGAGGAACTGACCGGCGTCACCTTCCCGGTGCTGCAGGGCGCACGGGCCTGA
- a CDS encoding cupin domain-containing protein, protein MSFWDPRNVPPYPPARYTKDEPEVSAWLKRGDEPPDYDSFGLVKYHYLANQQQTNGDYGLYRVDISPQGGGPGPHFHRAMSEAFFVLSGTVRLYDGNDWRDGNQGDFLYVPPGGIHGFRNEADAPTSLLMLFAPGAPREAYFEGFAQLADLTDEERAEWFVKNDNFFI, encoded by the coding sequence GTGTCGTTCTGGGATCCCAGGAATGTGCCGCCCTATCCCCCGGCTCGCTACACCAAGGACGAGCCAGAGGTCAGCGCCTGGCTGAAGCGGGGTGACGAGCCGCCCGACTACGACTCGTTCGGCCTCGTCAAATACCACTACCTGGCCAATCAACAGCAGACCAATGGCGATTACGGGCTGTACCGCGTCGACATCAGCCCGCAGGGTGGCGGGCCCGGTCCGCATTTTCACCGGGCCATGTCGGAGGCGTTCTTCGTCTTGTCGGGCACCGTGCGGCTCTACGACGGAAATGACTGGCGCGACGGCAACCAGGGCGACTTCCTGTACGTCCCGCCGGGCGGGATCCACGGCTTCCGCAATGAGGCCGATGCGCCGACGTCGTTGTTGATGTTGTTTGCTCCCGGCGCCCCTCGGGAGGCCTACTTCGAGGGCTTCGCCCAACTGGCCGACCTCACCGACGAGGAACGCGCCGAGTGGTTCGTCAAGAACGACAACTTCTTCATCTGA
- a CDS encoding DEAD/DEAH box helicase, giving the protein MRADAAPSTQALRGWQRKALVKYLTAKPRDYLAVATPGAGKTTFALRIAAELLNDRTVDAITVVVPTEHLKIQWAESAARNGIALDPKFSNSDSRTSAEYHGVVVTYAQVASHPTRHRVRTENHKTLVIFDEIHHGGDSKSWGDAMREAFDDATRRLALTGTPFRSDDSPIPFVNYEPDEAGFQRSQADHVYGYADALADGVVRPVVFLAYSGEARWRDSAGEEHAARLGEPLTAEQTARAWRTALNPTGEWMPAVIAAADKRLQQKRQHVPDAGGMIIATNQTTARAYADLLTKITGEVPTVVLSDDPSASDRISQYSAGTSRWLVAVRMVSEGVDVPRLSVGVYATSASTPLFFAQAIGRFVRSRRPGETASIFLPSVPNLLLLASEMEAQRNHVLGKPHRESDGLDDEALEAAEKRKDEKSELENGFEYLGADAELDQVIFDGASFGTATPAGSDEEADYLGIPGLLDADQMRDLLRRRQDEQLTKRTAEAAVSGAPPPPRTTHGQLRELRRELNALVTIAHHRTGKPHGWIHNELRRICGGPPVAAATTDQLKARIEAVRDLKA; this is encoded by the coding sequence GTGCGGGCTGATGCAGCGCCCAGCACCCAGGCACTGCGGGGCTGGCAGCGCAAAGCGCTGGTGAAGTATTTGACGGCCAAACCGCGGGATTACCTCGCGGTGGCAACCCCCGGCGCAGGTAAGACGACGTTTGCGCTGCGGATCGCGGCGGAGCTGCTCAACGACCGGACGGTCGACGCCATCACGGTGGTGGTGCCCACCGAGCACCTCAAGATCCAGTGGGCGGAGTCGGCGGCGCGCAACGGCATCGCGCTGGATCCGAAGTTCAGCAACTCCGACTCCCGGACCTCGGCCGAGTACCACGGCGTCGTCGTCACCTATGCCCAAGTGGCAAGCCACCCGACCCGGCACCGGGTGCGCACCGAGAACCACAAGACGCTCGTGATCTTCGACGAGATCCACCACGGTGGCGATTCGAAGAGTTGGGGCGACGCCATGCGCGAAGCCTTCGATGACGCGACACGACGCTTGGCGCTGACCGGTACACCGTTCCGAAGTGATGACAGCCCGATCCCGTTCGTCAACTACGAACCCGACGAGGCCGGGTTCCAGCGTTCGCAGGCCGACCATGTGTACGGCTACGCCGACGCCCTGGCCGACGGCGTGGTCCGGCCCGTGGTCTTCCTGGCCTATTCGGGAGAAGCCCGTTGGCGCGACAGTGCCGGCGAGGAACACGCGGCCCGGCTCGGCGAGCCGCTGACCGCCGAACAGACGGCACGGGCCTGGCGCACCGCACTGAACCCCACCGGCGAGTGGATGCCCGCCGTCATCGCGGCCGCCGACAAGCGGCTTCAGCAGAAGCGTCAGCACGTGCCCGATGCCGGCGGCATGATCATCGCCACCAACCAGACCACCGCCCGGGCCTACGCCGATCTGCTGACCAAGATCACGGGCGAGGTCCCCACGGTCGTGCTCTCCGACGATCCGAGCGCGTCCGACCGGATCAGCCAGTACTCGGCGGGCACCAGCCGGTGGCTGGTTGCGGTCCGCATGGTCTCCGAGGGCGTCGACGTGCCCCGGCTCTCGGTCGGGGTGTACGCGACGAGCGCCTCGACGCCGCTGTTCTTCGCACAGGCCATCGGCCGCTTCGTGCGGTCGCGCCGCCCCGGTGAGACCGCCAGCATCTTCCTGCCCTCGGTGCCGAACCTGCTGCTGCTGGCCAGCGAGATGGAAGCGCAGCGGAACCATGTGCTGGGCAAGCCGCACCGGGAGTCCGACGGGCTCGACGACGAGGCGCTAGAGGCTGCCGAGAAGCGCAAGGACGAGAAGAGCGAGCTGGAGAACGGTTTCGAGTACCTCGGGGCCGACGCCGAACTGGACCAGGTGATCTTCGACGGCGCCTCGTTCGGCACGGCGACCCCGGCCGGCAGCGACGAGGAAGCCGACTATCTCGGTATCCCGGGTCTGCTCGATGCCGATCAGATGCGAGATCTGTTGCGCCGCAGACAGGATGAGCAACTCACCAAACGCACGGCCGAAGCCGCGGTATCCGGCGCGCCCCCGCCGCCGCGCACCACGCACGGTCAGTTGCGGGAGTTGCGTCGTGAACTCAACGCTCTGGTGACCATCGCGCATCATCGCACCGGCAAGCCCCACGGTTGGATCCACAACGAGCTACGCCGCATTTGCGGCGGGCCCCCGGTGGCCGCTGCGACCACCGATCAATTGAAGGCTCGTATCGAAGCAGTGCGCGACCTGAAGGCCTGA